A DNA window from Naumovozyma dairenensis CBS 421 chromosome 8, complete genome contains the following coding sequences:
- the AIM6 gene encoding Aim6p (similar to Saccharomyces cerevisiae YDL237W; ancestral locus Anc_2.21), with product MPTQNLSSMSDPTKRRLKVSNVRNNITVGDIFFMLLLPTLVWMIFGNFICDDLLFYIPTFSFQLRGQRKFYNNIDKNIGISGSEFFSYFEKATLDLLEKDSQMPRRVLKEPIKVSLLYDLFEKKVINSNKYDDMYGCLPNTKSIVARLTKDVNPIPVHSHNDYWRKLPLFEALMYGATSVEADVWNMETNQTLRQDSKSIWGRNYTLGVAHNEAFLDSCNQNLYSLYTGPLLKMLNQVNCGNDKEIKHGLFFNSPETTLYFYIDFKSDDNVLTYNLLMKKYLEDLIKAGYVSYYDFEKKAITWNPITAILTGNYPRNLTVLDNGPYGQDQGQDHIQEGNAETIRKGYYNDDKRYVFLDALIHDLGNSIVDSTTSITASSSLSQINYSCSGSGVFDEQCATNLISTCHKMGLKTRIWGVPSWPRSAESEAWIKHSNDWGSDFFNTDNLEDVFNI from the coding sequence ATGCCTACACAAAACCTCAGCTCCATGAGTGATCCAACCAAAAGAAGGCTGAAAGTCTCAAATGttagaaataatatcaCTGTGGGagatatattctttatgCTCTTACTCCCAACATTGGTATGGATGATATTTGGTAATTTCATATGTGATGACCTTTTATTCTATATCCCAACTTTTAGCTTCCAACTAAGGGGTCAAAGAAAgttttataataatattgataaaaatattggaaTTTCAGGATCAGAATTCTTCAGCTATTTTGAAAAGGCTACGTTGGATCTGCTTGAGAAAGATTCACAAATGCCAAGGCGAGTTCTTAAAGAGCCTATTAAAGTATCATTGTTATATGATTTATTCGAAAAAAAGGTAATTAACTCCAATAAGTATGACGATATGTATGGTTGTTTACCAAATACAAAATCAATAGTAGCAAGATTGACCAAAGATGTTAATCCTATCCCAGTCCATTCTCATAATGATTATTGGAGGAAATTACCTCTATTTGAAGCATTAATGTATGGAGCTACAAGCGTTGAAGCTGATGTTTGGAATATGGAGACAAATCAAACATTACGTCAAGATTCAAAGTCAATTTGGGGGAGAAATTATACATTAGGAGTTGCTCATAATGAAGCATTTTTGGACTCATGTAATCAGAATTTATATTCACTTTATACTGGACCATTGttaaaaatgttaaatCAAGTAAATTGTGGGAAcgataaagaaattaaacatggattatttttcaattctcCTGAAACTACgctatatttttatattgatttcaaatcagATGATAACGTTTTGACGTATAATTTACttatgaaaaaatatttggagGATTTGATTAAAGCAGGTTATGTATCATATTATGACTTTGAGAAAAAGGCAATTACGTGGAATCCGATCACTGCAATCTTGACAGGAAATTATCCAAGAAATCTAACCGTATTGGACAATGGTCCATATGGTCAGGATCAGGGTCAGGATCATATTCAAGAGGGAAACGCTGAAACAATTAGAAAGGGTTATTATAATGACGATAAACGATATGTTTTCCTCGATGCTTTAATTCATGATTTAGGTAATTCGATTGTTGATAGTACTACGTCGATAACTGCTTCCTCTTCACTCTCTCAAATAAATTACAGTTGTTCTGGAAGTGGGGTTTTCGATGAACAGTGTGCAACTAATTTGATTAGTACTTGTCATAAAATGGGTCTAAAAACAAGAATCTGGGGTGTACCAAGTTGGCCTAGAAGTGCTGAAAGTGAGGCTTGGATAAAACATTCAAATGATTGGGGATCTGATTTTTTTAATACTGATAATTTGGAAGATGTATTCAACATTTAG